AATCGATCATGTCCGCGCCCGCCGCCTTGAAACGCCGGGCGATTGCCACCGCGTCGTCCGCGGTGATGCCGCCTTCCACCCAATCGTGCGCCGAGATGCGGACCGACATAGGCAGATGGCGGGGCCAGACTTCCCGCACGGCTGCGAACACTTCCAGCGGGTAGCGCAGCCGGCCTTCCAGGTCGCCGCCGTATTCGTCGTCGCGCACATTGGTCAGCGGGGAGATGAAGCTGGACAACAGGTAGCCGTGGGCGCAATGCAGCTCCAGCCAGTCGAAGCCGGCGTTCGCCGCCCGCCGGGCCGCGGCCACGAAGTCGTCCCGCACCCGGTCCATGTCGCGCCGCGTCATGGCGCGGGGGGTCTGCGAAATGCCGGGCAGGTAGGGCAAGGCCGACGCCGACAGCAGCGGCCAATTGCCCTCTGCCAACGGGTGGTCCATCTGCTGCCATCCCAGTTGCGTGGAGCCCTTGCGGCCCGCGTGTCCCAGCTGGATGCCGATGCGGGCGTCGCTGTTTCCGTGCACGAAATCCGCGATGCGCGCAAAGGCTGCGGCCTGCTCGTCGTTCCACAGGCCGGGGCAACCCGGCGTGATGCGCGCGTCCGGCGACGTGCACGTCATCTCCACCATGACCAGCCCCGCACCGCCCAGCGCCTTGGCGCCCAGGTGCACCAGGTGGAAGTCGCCGGGCACGCCGTCGCGACAAGCGTACATCGCCATCGGCGAAACGACCACGCGGTTCTTCAGGCGCACGCTGCGCACCTGGTAGGGCGTGAGCATGGGCGGCGGCGGGCGCCGGTCCGCCGGCACATCCAGGCCGGCGCGCCGGGCGATCCAGCGCTCGTAGTCCTGCAGCCAGGCCGCATCGCGCAGCCTCAGGTTCTCATGCGAGATCCTCTGCGAACGGGTCAACAGCGAGTAGGCGAATTGTTCGGGCTCCAGCTGCGCATAGCGGTCGACATGCTCGAACCACTCCGTGGAGTTGCGCGCGGCGTTCTGGATTTTCAGGACTTCGACGCCGCGCACGTCCTCGTACTCCTGCAGCGCGGCGCGCAGGGCATCGCCCCGCGGCAAGCCGGCAAGGCGGTCGGCCAGATCGATGGCGTCCTCCAACGCGAGCTTGGTGCCCGAGCCGATGGAGAAATGCGCGCTGTGCGCGGCGTCACCCATCAGCACCACCGGTACGTCGCGCCGGCCGCCGGGCGTATCGAGGGTGTGCCAGTGCACCCAATGGCGGCATATGACGCGCGGAAAGCGGATCCAAATCGCGGAGCCGCGCAGATGGCGCGCGTTGCTCATCAGCGGCTTGCCATCCAGCCAGGCGGCGAACAGGGACTCGCAGTAGCGGATGCCTTCTTCCTGGCTCATTTCGTCCAGGCCGGCCGCCTTCCAGGTTTCTTCGCGGGTCTCGACGATGAAGGTGGACAGTCCCGGCTCGAAGCGATAGGCATGCGCCTGGAACCAGCCATGCGGCGTGTGGACGAAGGCGAAGGTAAAGGCGTCGAAGGCTTTTTCGGTGCCCAGCCAGACGAAACGGTTATGACGCTGGTCGATATCGGGCTGGAAGGTGTCGGCGTAGGCGGCGCGCACCCGGCTGTTGATGCCGTCGGCGGCGATCACCAGATCGGCATCGTACTGGCACGCCAGCGCCCTGTCGTCCTCCACCTGGGTCTCGAACACCAGCTCCACGCCCACCGCCTCGCAGCGCGCCTGCAGGATATTCAGCAGTTTCTTGCGGCCGATGCCGATGAATCCATGGCCGCCGCTACGCAGCGTACGCCCCTTGAAGTGGATGTCGATATCGTCCCAATGGTTGAAGGCGTCGCTGATTTCGCGGGCCGATACCGGGTCGGCCCGCCGCAGGTTTTCCATGGTGGCGTCGGAGAACACCACGCCCCAGCCAAACGTATCGTACGGACGATTGCGCTCCACCACCGTCACGCGGTTGGCCGGATCGCGCAGCTTCATCAGCAGGCCGAAATACAGGCCGGCCGGACCGCCCCCGACGCAAAGCACCTTCATCGCCCCCTCCCGCCCAGCGCTTCAAGCCTGGATAGTTTAGGCTTCAACTATATACCCGGCGCGCGGGGCGGCGCAACACGGGCTTGTACGGAGGCGGCGGGGTATGGCGCCGGAAACGGCTACGTGGCGGACCGGCGTTCCAGGGCGACGCGGTCGCGGCCGGCCTGCTTGGCCAGATAGAGCGCGCGGTCGGCGCGGCTGAGGGTGGTGGAGACGTTTTCGCCCGGACGATGCTGTGCGATGCCAACGCTCACCGTCAGGAGCAGTTGTTCGCCATCGACCTCGATGGCGTTGCCGCGCACGCCGGCCACGATGCGGTCGATCACGGCTTCGCCTTCCTGCAGGCTGACGTTGGGCAGCAGCGCCAGGAACTCCTCGCCGCCCCAGCGGGCCAGATCGTCGGTGTCGCGCACGGCGGCGCGCATCACGTCGGCCAGCCGCGTCAGCGCGCGGTCGCCGGCGTCATGACCGTAGCGGTCGTTGATGCGCTTGAAATGGTCCACGTCCAGCATCGCGACCACAAAGGCGGGCCGGTCGGACTCGGCGGTCAGCGCCAGTTCCTTCATGCGCTCCATCAAGGCGCGCCGGTTCAGCAGATTGGTCAGCGGATCGCGTATGGAGGATTCGCGCAGCGCCGCGTTCATATCGCGCATCAATTCCTGGTAGCCATCCGAAATGCGCACAAGCTTGGCCAGGCGCCGCAGCTCGCGGTCGTAGCGTGCGACCAGACCGAGCTCCCGCTGGCGGGCCATCATCTGGAAGGCGTCGGACAGATAGGAGATGCGTTCGATGCGTTCCAACTGCTCGTTGGTGTGCTGCCACAGGTCGGCGAGCGCCCCGTGCAGCGGATGACCGGCGTAGGCCGGGTCATCGAGCAGTATCTGGATGCGTAGCTCCAGGTCCTGGTAGCGCTTTTTGTTCATCAGCGGCCGATCACGTTGAAGGGAAACGTGCAGTCTTCCTTGAATTCCTCTGCCAGTTCGCCGACCCGCTCGTTGCGGCTGTCGTAATACCAGTTCACGCAAACCTCGCGGCCGTCGGCATGCGCCGCCTCGAGCAGGTCGAAGATGTCCATCACCGCCTTGACGCTGCTGGTATTCAGGTACTGCAGCTCCAGCGTCAGGGTCAGGGGACGGCGGTCGGCGGCCAGGTATTCGTCCACCCATTGGATGACCGGCCCGTACAGTTCGAACGAGTTTTCCGGATAGGAGTCGCCGCTCAGGTGCAGCCGTCCGCTCGCGCTGTCACTCAGGATGGACGGCGTCGATTGCGAGCCCGGGATATTGAGATCTTTCATATGGCTTCTTGCTTCGATTCGGGTCAGATGACGACGCTCAGGCTGAAAAAGCCCCGTCCGTCGCCGTGCGGGCTCAGCGACGCCTCGATGCCGGCGCTGGCGCGGCGCGCCAGGTCGATCAGGCCCAGCCCCGCCCCGGTGGATGCGCCTGGGTCGCGGGGCTGTCGCAACTGCGTCTTGTAGACCGCCTTCAGCGCCGTTTTGTCCATGGCCGCCAGTTCGCGCACGCGTTCGACCAGACGCTCGCCGTCGGCAATCTCCACGCGATTGCCCGCGGTGACGGTATAGCGGCCCTCGGCATTGCGCGCGATGACCACCGTCGCCGCGGCGTCCGCATCGCCATAGCCCTGCTGGACGGCGTACTGGCGGATGTTCTGCGTCATCTCGATATACGCCGAGAAGACGTCCATGGCTTCGGCCGGGCGCGCCTGTTCCGTTTCCAGGTAATTCTTCAGGGCGTTGCCGATTTCTTCGATCAGGCTGCGCGAGATCGGCCCGTTGAAGCAAAGCAGCGTGCGGTCCTGATTGAATCGCTCTCGCAGCGCGTAGAGATCCGATGCGTTCATGGCGGTATGTGGAAGTTATTCAAACCGGAAGGAAAGGATGGTGATGTCGTCGCGTTGCGGCAGGTCGCCGCGATAGTCGGCCAAGGCGCGATCCAATGCTTCGCATTGGTCCGCCAGGGGCAGGCGCGCCACCGTTTTGAGCATCTGCACGAAGCGCGTGCTGCCGAAGCCGAAGCCGTGTTCGCCGCCGGCCTGGTCAAGGAAACCGTCGGTGCTCAGATAGAACGTGGCGCCGGCCGCCAGGGGCAGCATAAGGTTGGCGTATTCGCCGCGGCGCTTGTCGCCCAGCGACCGGCGCGCGCCCCGATGCTCGCGGCATTCCGCGCCGTCGCTTTCGTAAAGGGAAATCTTGGCGCCCGCGAACGCCAGGCGGCCCGCCGCCCGGTCGATATAGACCAATCCCGCATCGGTATTGGTCGCGAGGGCGTGCGGCAGCTGCATGTCGGCCAGCATACCCCGTATGGCGGCGTCGGTACGCGCCAGGATGGCGGCGGGATCGGCGGGACCGGTTTCGGCGATGGCGACGTCCAGGGCGGCGCGCACGAGCATGGTCATAAGGGCGCCCGGCACGCCATGCCCGGCGCAATCCATGACCCCCAGCAGGCAGTTCTCGCCGTGCGGGCGGAAGACGTAGAAATCCCCGCCCACCACGTCGCGCGGCTTCCACATGACGAAGTGGCGTTCGCCCAGGGACTGCGCCATCTGGCGTCGCGGCAGGATGGCCTGCTGGATCAGGCTGGCGTAATCGATGGAATCGCCGATCTTCTT
The sequence above is a segment of the Bordetella genomosp. 9 genome. Coding sequences within it:
- the siaB gene encoding biofilm regulation protein kinase SiaB, which encodes MNASDLYALRERFNQDRTLLCFNGPISRSLIEEIGNALKNYLETEQARPAEAMDVFSAYIEMTQNIRQYAVQQGYGDADAAATVVIARNAEGRYTVTAGNRVEIADGERLVERVRELAAMDKTALKAVYKTQLRQPRDPGASTGAGLGLIDLARRASAGIEASLSPHGDGRGFFSLSVVI
- the siaC gene encoding biofilm regulation phosphoprotein SiaC, with the protein product MKDLNIPGSQSTPSILSDSASGRLHLSGDSYPENSFELYGPVIQWVDEYLAADRRPLTLTLELQYLNTSSVKAVMDIFDLLEAAHADGREVCVNWYYDSRNERVGELAEEFKEDCTFPFNVIGR
- a CDS encoding bifunctional salicylyl-CoA 5-hydroxylase/oxidoreductase — its product is MKVLCVGGGPAGLYFGLLMKLRDPANRVTVVERNRPYDTFGWGVVFSDATMENLRRADPVSAREISDAFNHWDDIDIHFKGRTLRSGGHGFIGIGRKKLLNILQARCEAVGVELVFETQVEDDRALACQYDADLVIAADGINSRVRAAYADTFQPDIDQRHNRFVWLGTEKAFDAFTFAFVHTPHGWFQAHAYRFEPGLSTFIVETREETWKAAGLDEMSQEEGIRYCESLFAAWLDGKPLMSNARHLRGSAIWIRFPRVICRHWVHWHTLDTPGGRRDVPVVLMGDAAHSAHFSIGSGTKLALEDAIDLADRLAGLPRGDALRAALQEYEDVRGVEVLKIQNAARNSTEWFEHVDRYAQLEPEQFAYSLLTRSQRISHENLRLRDAAWLQDYERWIARRAGLDVPADRRPPPPMLTPYQVRSVRLKNRVVVSPMAMYACRDGVPGDFHLVHLGAKALGGAGLVMVEMTCTSPDARITPGCPGLWNDEQAAAFARIADFVHGNSDARIGIQLGHAGRKGSTQLGWQQMDHPLAEGNWPLLSASALPYLPGISQTPRAMTRRDMDRVRDDFVAAARRAANAGFDWLELHCAHGYLLSSFISPLTNVRDDEYGGDLEGRLRYPLEVFAAVREVWPRHLPMSVRISAHDWVEGGITADDAVAIARRFKAAGADMIDCSSGQVSPDQQPVYGRMYQTPFADRIRNEAGIATIAVGAIFEADHVNGIIASGRADLCALARPHLADSAWTLRETARIGYSDIAWPPNYLAGKRQLETNFARAAAAQPAGDMRDRA
- the siaD gene encoding biofilm regulation diguanylate cyclase SiaD, which gives rise to MNKKRYQDLELRIQILLDDPAYAGHPLHGALADLWQHTNEQLERIERISYLSDAFQMMARQRELGLVARYDRELRRLAKLVRISDGYQELMRDMNAALRESSIRDPLTNLLNRRALMERMKELALTAESDRPAFVVAMLDVDHFKRINDRYGHDAGDRALTRLADVMRAAVRDTDDLARWGGEEFLALLPNVSLQEGEAVIDRIVAGVRGNAIEVDGEQLLLTVSVGIAQHRPGENVSTTLSRADRALYLAKQAGRDRVALERRSAT